One part of the Tunicatimonas pelagia genome encodes these proteins:
- a CDS encoding DUF4197 domain-containing protein: MRIQIQTTLLMLGLIATMACDTVNQVLKDMSTGGLTTSQITAGLKEALKTGARFAGKNASQKSGYLNNPIVDIRILMPPELRKVERNIRRIPLVGDRVVDDFVEAMNRGAEQAAKEAAPIFVKAITSMTINDAANILRGDSTAATNYLKRTTTANLEQAFRPVIKKALDQVKATRYYDGLKDAIGTYNRTPLANDINVNVRELPELEDYATDKALEGLFTLVSIEEKKIRRDPYSYSQSIIRQVFGSQKSGL; encoded by the coding sequence ATGAGAATACAAATACAAACTACCCTGCTGATGTTAGGGCTAATTGCTACGATGGCCTGCGACACAGTAAACCAAGTTCTGAAAGATATGAGTACCGGGGGATTAACCACCAGCCAGATTACCGCTGGATTGAAAGAAGCCCTAAAAACCGGGGCTCGCTTTGCAGGTAAGAACGCTTCTCAGAAAAGCGGTTACTTAAACAATCCGATTGTCGATATTCGAATACTAATGCCCCCGGAGCTAAGGAAGGTTGAACGCAACATTCGGAGAATTCCACTAGTAGGAGATAGAGTGGTGGATGATTTTGTGGAGGCCATGAACCGGGGAGCCGAACAAGCAGCCAAAGAAGCAGCTCCCATTTTTGTAAAAGCGATCACATCTATGACGATCAACGATGCCGCCAATATTCTACGAGGCGATAGCACCGCGGCTACCAATTATCTCAAGCGTACCACCACTGCTAATCTGGAACAAGCTTTTCGGCCAGTTATTAAAAAAGCTCTCGATCAGGTGAAGGCCACTAGGTATTACGATGGGCTAAAAGATGCGATTGGCACCTATAACCGAACTCCGCTAGCCAACGATATTAACGTAAATGTACGTGAATTACCTGAATTGGAAGATTACGCTACCGACAAAGCACTGGAAGGTTTATTCACCTTGGTTTCTATTGAAGAGAAGAAAATTCGACGCGATCCGTATTCATATAGTCAATCTATTATTCGGCAAGTATTCGGCAGTCAGAAGAGCGGGTTGTAG
- the guaB gene encoding IMP dehydrogenase produces MNNATDKLLYEALTYDDVLLVPNYSEVLPRDTDTSTFLTHKIQLNIPLVSAAMDTVTESDLAIAMALAGGLGFIHKNMSIEAQAHQVRKVKRSQSGMILDPITLSANSTVADARNIMRENKIGGIPVVDSEQKLIGIITNRDLRFLKDSAQPVQEVMTRNNLVTAKLGVGLEEAEDILQEHKIEKLPIVDEHGRLTGLITYKDILKNKDRPNACKDEFGRLRVGAAVGVTPDITERVEVLKNAGVDIISVDTAHGHSKGVIDACIAVKRKFPELDVVVGNIATAEAAKALVKAGADALKVGVGPGSICTTRIIAGVGVPQLSAVYEAAKAAQGSGIPVIADGGIRFSGDVVKAIVAGANCVMIGSLLAGTDEAPGEVILYEGRKFKSYRGMGSIEAMEEGSKDRYFQDAEDDVKKLVPEGIVGRVPYKGLVEEVLYQMEGGLRSGMGYCGATDIPALQQAKFVKITAAGVRESHPHDITITREAPNYSP; encoded by the coding sequence ATGAATAACGCTACCGATAAACTTCTGTACGAAGCTCTCACCTACGACGATGTGCTGCTCGTACCCAATTATTCCGAAGTTCTTCCCCGCGATACCGATACCTCTACCTTTCTAACCCATAAAATCCAACTGAACATTCCGTTAGTTTCAGCCGCGATGGACACCGTGACTGAAAGTGATCTAGCCATTGCGATGGCACTTGCTGGCGGACTTGGGTTTATTCACAAGAATATGTCTATTGAGGCTCAGGCTCATCAGGTGCGGAAGGTAAAACGTTCGCAAAGCGGAATGATCCTAGATCCGATTACCCTAAGTGCTAACTCTACCGTGGCCGATGCCCGCAACATTATGCGAGAGAATAAAATCGGGGGTATTCCGGTGGTAGATAGCGAGCAAAAACTGATTGGTATTATCACAAATCGTGATCTGAGATTTCTGAAAGACTCTGCTCAACCGGTGCAGGAGGTGATGACCCGAAACAATTTGGTAACTGCTAAACTAGGCGTAGGTTTGGAAGAAGCCGAAGATATTCTGCAAGAACATAAGATTGAAAAACTGCCTATCGTCGATGAACACGGTCGCCTGACTGGGCTTATCACGTATAAAGATATTCTAAAAAATAAAGATCGACCCAATGCCTGTAAAGATGAATTTGGTCGCCTCCGAGTGGGAGCTGCCGTAGGCGTTACTCCTGATATTACCGAGCGGGTTGAAGTTCTTAAAAATGCCGGAGTCGATATCATTAGTGTAGATACGGCTCACGGGCATTCTAAAGGCGTAATTGACGCGTGCATTGCTGTAAAGCGTAAGTTTCCTGAACTAGATGTAGTGGTGGGTAACATCGCTACCGCCGAAGCAGCGAAAGCTCTGGTGAAAGCCGGAGCGGATGCGCTTAAAGTGGGAGTTGGCCCCGGAAGTATCTGCACAACTCGCATCATCGCCGGGGTTGGTGTTCCGCAACTCTCCGCCGTTTACGAAGCAGCGAAAGCCGCCCAAGGTTCGGGTATTCCGGTTATTGCCGACGGAGGTATTCGCTTCTCGGGCGATGTAGTAAAAGCCATTGTGGCCGGCGCCAACTGCGTAATGATTGGTTCACTGCTAGCGGGTACCGACGAAGCCCCTGGCGAGGTGATTCTCTACGAAGGGCGCAAATTTAAGTCGTACCGAGGCATGGGTTCCATTGAAGCGATGGAAGAAGGTTCCAAGGATCGCTACTTCCAGGATGCTGAAGATGATGTCAAAAAACTAGTTCCCGAAGGAATCGTTGGCCGGGTTCCCTACAAAGGTTTGGTTGAGGAAGTGCTCTACCAAATGGAAGGCGGGTTACGCTCCGGCATGGGGTACTGCGGAGCAACTGATATTCCCGCGCTGCAACAGGCTAAATTCGTAAAGATTACAGCCGCTGGCGTTCGAGAAAGTCACCCCCACGATATTACCATCACCCGAGAGGCACCTAACTATAGTCCTTGA
- a CDS encoding dihydrolipoamide acetyltransferase family protein has protein sequence MATVEMVLPAMGESIMEATVLQWLKKEGDTIEEDESILEVATDKVDTEVPAAHGGVLQKILIQEGDVAQVGKPIAVIEQENGAAKEESTLVAAVVEEEERVAVQEPSQPAAKSSPPTPKTETTRFYSPLVKNIAREEGISVAELEQVEGSGKEGRVTKKDILNYIKHKQSGNGHSSPTSASQPTQASLVPVTAQAGDEVIAMDRMRKMIAGRMLDSQRISAHVTSFVEADVTNIVLWRSKNKQDFEQREGEKLTFTPIFVEAVAKALKDYPMINISVDGDKIIKRKNINVGMAVALPSGNLIVPVIKNADQLSLLGLTKQVNSLAEKARNNQLSADDLSNGTYTLSNIGSFGNTLGTPIIMQPQVAILAVGAIVKKPSVIETPSGDAIAIRHKMYLSHSYDHRVVDGALGGLFVRKVADYLEQFDLNRMT, from the coding sequence ATGGCAACAGTAGAAATGGTATTGCCCGCAATGGGTGAAAGTATAATGGAGGCCACGGTACTTCAATGGTTAAAGAAAGAAGGCGATACCATTGAAGAAGATGAGTCTATTCTGGAGGTGGCTACGGATAAGGTAGATACTGAAGTTCCGGCGGCTCACGGGGGTGTGTTGCAGAAAATTCTTATTCAAGAAGGCGACGTAGCCCAGGTGGGTAAACCGATAGCGGTTATTGAGCAAGAAAATGGAGCAGCTAAAGAAGAAAGCACCTTGGTAGCTGCGGTGGTTGAGGAAGAGGAACGTGTAGCCGTTCAAGAACCCTCTCAACCCGCCGCCAAAAGTAGTCCGCCTACTCCTAAAACCGAAACTACTCGTTTTTATTCTCCCTTGGTAAAAAATATTGCCCGCGAAGAAGGTATTTCAGTAGCTGAGCTAGAGCAGGTTGAGGGTAGCGGGAAAGAGGGGCGAGTTACCAAAAAAGACATCCTGAACTACATAAAACATAAGCAGTCGGGTAATGGTCATTCTTCGCCCACTAGCGCGAGTCAACCAACGCAAGCTTCATTAGTTCCGGTAACTGCTCAGGCAGGGGATGAGGTGATTGCTATGGATCGGATGCGAAAAATGATTGCGGGGCGCATGTTAGACTCCCAGCGCATCTCGGCTCATGTAACATCCTTTGTAGAAGCCGATGTAACCAATATAGTGCTCTGGCGCAGTAAAAATAAGCAAGACTTTGAGCAGCGAGAAGGGGAAAAACTGACGTTTACTCCAATTTTTGTAGAGGCGGTTGCAAAAGCACTGAAGGATTATCCTATGATTAATATATCGGTTGATGGTGATAAAATCATTAAGCGAAAGAACATCAATGTAGGAATGGCAGTCGCTTTGCCTAGTGGTAATTTGATTGTACCAGTCATCAAAAATGCCGACCAGTTGAGCTTACTGGGGCTAACGAAGCAGGTCAATAGCTTGGCTGAGAAAGCCCGTAACAATCAGCTTAGTGCGGATGATCTCTCTAATGGTACCTACACTTTATCAAATATTGGTTCTTTCGGTAATACCTTGGGTACGCCAATTATTATGCAACCGCAGGTAGCTATTTTAGCGGTGGGAGCCATCGTAAAGAAACCTAGCGTTATTGAAACACCTTCGGGAGATGCTATCGCGATCCGCCACAAAATGTACCTTTCTCACTCCTACGATCATCGGGTAGTAGATGGAGCACTAGGGGGACTGTTTGTAAGAAAAGTTGCTGATTATCTGGAGCAGTTTGATCTGAACCGTATGACTTAA
- a CDS encoding outer membrane beta-barrel protein, producing MKQTLLLFLLIGGVNLALAQQTTWSVNIAPSISHRLPQTKTLPVLEESIRNGERPMHTFDFGIDFRTAINDHWHVGTALLYSQKGFSNTHVAIPYPDIRVSRTYLIDFIQNYLEIPFFVTRTVFKNDRFQLYPMLGVTNSLLLSEKNRVAVRSGEVDKEIEEALKKPYLRTRQIHNIGILGGFGIQASVDPKTFIGLEAQTKVMLSPLDDVSSQSQRNLYSIGLNFRFVRTLR from the coding sequence ATGAAACAAACTCTACTTCTTTTTTTACTTATTGGTGGCGTAAACCTTGCTCTGGCTCAGCAAACAACCTGGAGCGTAAATATAGCCCCCAGCATATCGCATCGCTTACCCCAAACCAAAACATTACCGGTATTGGAAGAGTCCATACGAAATGGGGAACGCCCCATGCATACCTTCGATTTTGGAATAGATTTTCGCACTGCTATTAACGATCATTGGCACGTGGGAACCGCATTATTGTATTCGCAGAAGGGGTTTTCTAATACCCACGTAGCCATCCCATATCCAGATATTCGCGTTTCTCGCACCTACCTGATTGATTTTATTCAGAATTACCTAGAAATACCCTTTTTTGTCACGCGCACCGTCTTTAAAAATGATAGATTTCAGTTGTACCCCATGCTAGGCGTAACCAATAGTCTACTACTCTCGGAGAAAAACCGGGTAGCCGTACGGAGTGGAGAAGTTGATAAGGAAATTGAAGAGGCTCTCAAGAAACCTTATCTACGAACCAGACAGATTCATAATATTGGAATACTCGGTGGCTTTGGTATTCAGGCCAGTGTAGACCCTAAAACATTTATTGGCTTAGAAGCTCAAACCAAAGTGATGCTATCGCCTTTAGATGATGTTTCTTCTCAGTCGCAGCGAAATTTGTACAGCATCGGCTTGAACTTTCGCTTTGTCCGCACATTACGCTAA
- a CDS encoding N-acetylmuramoyl-L-alanine amidase — MPLSIFLRRFSYLLVFFGCLIACKTAAPTASVQSWPIQWNQERVQLSLDYMQEHYGMNPDYPAITPQMIVVHWTAIPTLQASYQAFYDSRLPGSRATIGKASPLNVSVPYLIDRDGAVYQLMADTLFARHVIGLNHCAIGIENVGDGNDYPLTEAQLQANEQLIRTLVKKYNIHYVIGHHEYQQFIGHPLWKEKDANYLTEKTDPGDDFMRRLRSELSDLTLDSLPKKSVIQQGVAGQVRWYEGNLMPTITEDTAAAPDRQGEPVQRTLYIHKLTHRDQTVQKGRFFQAVQTELVAKITTDSLGKFELSLPVGQYSLLVEETEGLFANQFNSEGHIAPFSVESNRVTQLNIRVDYRATY; from the coding sequence ATGCCGTTATCAATTTTCTTAAGACGGTTTAGCTATCTATTGGTATTCTTTGGCTGTTTGATTGCTTGCAAAACGGCAGCTCCTACTGCCAGCGTGCAATCGTGGCCCATTCAGTGGAATCAAGAGCGAGTACAGCTTTCGCTAGATTATATGCAAGAGCACTACGGGATGAACCCGGACTATCCAGCAATTACCCCCCAGATGATTGTTGTGCATTGGACGGCAATTCCTACCCTACAAGCTTCTTACCAAGCATTTTATGATTCTCGCTTACCAGGTTCCCGAGCTACTATTGGGAAAGCCAGCCCTCTGAATGTATCGGTTCCGTACCTAATTGATCGGGATGGAGCTGTCTACCAGCTAATGGCCGATACCCTATTTGCCCGTCACGTAATTGGTCTGAACCACTGTGCTATTGGTATCGAAAATGTGGGCGATGGAAATGATTATCCGTTAACAGAAGCTCAACTTCAAGCTAACGAACAGCTCATTCGCACATTGGTGAAGAAGTACAATATTCACTACGTTATTGGTCACCACGAGTACCAGCAATTCATCGGCCATCCGCTTTGGAAGGAAAAAGATGCTAATTACCTGACGGAGAAAACTGATCCGGGTGATGATTTTATGCGACGGTTACGAAGTGAGCTTAGTGACCTTACATTGGATTCGCTGCCGAAAAAATCGGTTATTCAGCAGGGAGTGGCTGGGCAGGTGCGGTGGTACGAGGGTAACCTCATGCCGACGATTACGGAGGACACAGCAGCGGCGCCTGATAGGCAGGGGGAACCCGTTCAACGTACTTTGTACATTCATAAATTAACTCACCGTGATCAGACTGTTCAAAAAGGACGCTTTTTCCAAGCCGTTCAGACAGAATTGGTAGCCAAGATTACCACCGATTCATTAGGAAAATTTGAACTCTCGCTTCCGGTAGGTCAGTATTCTTTGCTAGTGGAAGAAACAGAGGGGCTGTTTGCTAATCAATTTAATAGTGAAGGCCACATCGCACCTTTTTCAGTAGAGTCCAATCGTGTTACTCAACTTAACATACGAGTAGATTATCGGGCAACGTACTAA
- a CDS encoding competence/damage-inducible protein A: protein MKAVWAEVITIGDEILYGQTLDTNTQWMGTQLNTIGVKIIRKVAVGDQQEEIIKALDAASQRADIILITGGLGPTKDDITKKTLADYFNTSLVTDEEVLEYIRDLFSKRNLPMNALNEAQALVPEGCTVITNSMGTAPGMWFEQDGRVYVSMPGVPYEMETMMEQSILPKLQLTFALPVIYHQMIQTVGIGESWLAEQIEFWEDALPSHIRLAYLPSFGRVKLRLTAEGIDRLQLEGEVAEQVKKVFPTIEKYIFGYGDITLEEAVGEILAKAGKTLAVAESCTGGFLAHTITSVPGCSRYFQGGVVAYSNQLKTNLLDVPEEVINQHGAVSEATVRAMAEGVKRNLQVDFSIATSGVAGPDGGTSDKPVGTIWIAVASPEETIAKKISLSKDRLVNVRRSTVIALNMLRMAIQTTLANHS, encoded by the coding sequence ATGAAAGCAGTTTGGGCTGAAGTAATTACCATCGGTGACGAAATTTTGTATGGACAGACGCTAGACACGAACACCCAATGGATGGGTACGCAACTCAATACTATAGGAGTTAAAATAATTCGAAAAGTGGCGGTGGGCGATCAGCAAGAGGAGATAATTAAAGCCTTAGATGCCGCTTCGCAGCGAGCGGATATCATACTGATTACCGGGGGCTTAGGGCCAACCAAGGACGATATTACCAAAAAAACACTGGCTGACTACTTTAATACTTCGCTAGTTACCGACGAAGAGGTGCTAGAGTACATTCGAGATCTTTTCTCAAAGAGAAATCTGCCAATGAATGCTCTAAACGAAGCTCAGGCACTAGTGCCCGAAGGCTGTACGGTAATTACCAATAGTATGGGAACGGCGCCCGGCATGTGGTTTGAGCAAGATGGAAGAGTATATGTTTCTATGCCGGGCGTGCCATATGAGATGGAGACCATGATGGAGCAAAGCATTTTGCCTAAACTACAGTTAACCTTTGCGCTACCAGTCATTTACCACCAGATGATTCAGACGGTAGGCATTGGTGAATCGTGGCTGGCCGAACAAATTGAGTTTTGGGAAGATGCCTTACCTTCGCATATTCGCTTGGCGTATCTCCCTAGTTTTGGCCGGGTAAAATTACGCTTAACCGCTGAAGGTATCGATCGTTTACAGCTAGAGGGTGAGGTGGCCGAACAAGTGAAAAAAGTATTTCCTACTATTGAAAAATACATTTTTGGTTACGGAGACATAACATTGGAAGAGGCGGTAGGGGAGATTTTAGCTAAAGCCGGAAAAACACTAGCAGTGGCTGAAAGTTGCACTGGTGGTTTTCTGGCGCATACTATTACCAGCGTTCCAGGTTGCTCTCGCTATTTTCAGGGTGGGGTAGTTGCGTACAGTAATCAATTGAAAACAAACTTGCTGGATGTGCCTGAGGAAGTAATCAATCAGCACGGAGCCGTGAGCGAAGCAACCGTTCGGGCGATGGCCGAAGGGGTTAAAAGAAATCTACAGGTTGATTTCAGTATCGCTACCAGTGGTGTGGCTGGCCCGGATGGTGGTACTTCCGACAAGCCAGTGGGAACGATCTGGATTGCGGTAGCCAGCCCAGAAGAAACCATTGCGAAAAAAATAAGCCTTTCTAAAGACCGTTTGGTAAATGTGCGGCGTAGTACAGTAATCGCCCTGAATATGCTTCGCATGGCAATTCAAACAACCCTTGCGAACCATAGCTAA